A single Fundidesulfovibrio soli DNA region contains:
- a CDS encoding tetratricopeptide repeat protein encodes MRRIYSILSIIIILVLACGIPGVSAKNDPSNAAGKPGGKTSKSEAKPGDKTSSKDPKASGKPAPKDAKAGGKPASKDAKAAPKDAKSSGAKSSKGHDAGKSKSGKSKKEAKRHKHPAVVQSNAEAVRNAEEALRTTEGKPPAAASSAQQQQQVSSPAQDAYEKGMELGRQNNYAQAVDKFDSAIKLDPKNASYYAGRGHANFMLNKLDKALDDYNKCIAINSQDTLAMMMRGHTYYKMGSFSKAIDEYDRAIKQGYTDAEVYKGRGAAYLKLNQPTKMCPDLKTACEKGDCEMWENAKRSGVCSE; translated from the coding sequence ATGCGCCGAATCTACAGCATATTAAGCATAATCATCATCTTGGTCCTGGCCTGCGGCATCCCCGGAGTCTCGGCTAAAAACGACCCGAGCAATGCCGCAGGGAAACCCGGCGGCAAGACCTCCAAATCCGAGGCCAAACCGGGCGACAAAACCTCCTCGAAGGACCCGAAGGCCAGCGGCAAGCCCGCCCCCAAGGACGCCAAGGCCGGAGGCAAACCCGCCTCCAAGGATGCCAAGGCCGCCCCGAAGGATGCCAAATCCTCAGGGGCCAAGAGCTCCAAGGGGCATGACGCCGGCAAGTCGAAGTCCGGCAAGTCCAAGAAAGAGGCCAAACGGCACAAGCATCCTGCGGTGGTGCAGTCCAACGCCGAGGCCGTGCGCAACGCCGAGGAGGCCTTGCGCACCACCGAGGGGAAGCCCCCTGCGGCCGCCTCTTCCGCGCAGCAACAGCAGCAGGTCTCGTCCCCCGCTCAGGACGCCTACGAGAAAGGGATGGAGCTGGGCCGCCAGAACAACTACGCCCAGGCGGTGGACAAGTTCGACTCCGCGATCAAGCTCGACCCCAAGAACGCCAGCTACTATGCAGGGCGCGGGCATGCCAACTTCATGCTCAACAAGCTGGACAAGGCCCTGGACGACTACAACAAGTGCATCGCCATCAATTCACAGGACACGCTGGCGATGATGATGCGCGGCCACACCTATTACAAAATGGGCTCCTTTTCCAAGGCCATCGACGAATACGACAGGGCGATCAAGCAGGGCTACACCGACGCCGAGGTATACAAGGGGCGCGGGGCTGCTTATCTGAAACTCAACCAGCCGACCAAAATGTGCCCGGATCTCAAGACGGCCTGCGAAAAGGGCGACTGCGAGATGTGGGAGAACGCCAAAAGAAGCGGCGTCTGTTCGGAATAG
- a CDS encoding Maf family protein has protein sequence MTGAFANTADIVLASASPRRRELLASTGVAFDVVVSAVEEPAPEEGETPGGYALRLACLKARDVARIRPGAFVLGADTVVAVGEHILGKPVDEADAARMIGLLAGREHTVVTACCLLGPGGEAVWAEPVSTRVRFGPLTPQTIASYAATGESLDKAGGYAIQGLGGFMIESITGSYSNVVGLPLSETVHALALAGAICPRRTCGQE, from the coding sequence ATGACCGGCGCCTTCGCGAATACTGCGGATATCGTCCTGGCCTCGGCCTCACCCAGACGCAGGGAGCTGCTGGCCTCCACGGGCGTTGCCTTCGACGTGGTCGTCTCCGCCGTTGAGGAGCCCGCGCCTGAGGAGGGGGAGACCCCCGGCGGCTACGCCCTGCGCCTGGCCTGCCTCAAGGCCCGCGACGTGGCCCGGATTCGCCCCGGGGCCTTCGTGCTGGGCGCGGACACCGTGGTGGCCGTGGGGGAGCACATCCTGGGCAAGCCAGTGGACGAGGCCGACGCCGCGCGCATGATCGGCCTGCTGGCCGGGCGCGAACATACCGTGGTCACGGCCTGCTGCCTGCTGGGGCCGGGCGGCGAGGCCGTCTGGGCCGAGCCAGTGAGCACCCGGGTGCGCTTCGGCCCGCTCACCCCCCAGACCATCGCCTCCTACGCGGCCACGGGGGAATCCCTGGACAAGGCCGGAGGCTATGCTATCCAGGGGCTGGGAGGGTTCATGATCGAGTCCATCACCGGGTCCTACTCGAACGTGGTGGGCCTGCCTCTGTCGGAAACGGTGCACGCCCTGGCCCTGGCCGGGGCCATCTGTCCGCGCCGGACCTGCGGGCAGGAGTGA
- a CDS encoding phosphatidylglycerophosphatase A → MSFTDRTAVAFASLGPLGRMPASGTVGSLAAMLAAPWLFLDASFTARLCILALVFLGGGLACDVAERVTCRKDPGICIIDEVLGQWLAYLCFPALSVRQLVLGFVLFRIFDIAKPWPVRASENWLPGGFGVMLDDVLAGVYAGLCLAILLWMGA, encoded by the coding sequence ATGAGCTTCACCGACCGCACCGCCGTCGCCTTCGCCTCCCTCGGGCCGCTGGGCCGCATGCCCGCCTCCGGCACCGTCGGCTCCCTCGCGGCCATGCTCGCCGCGCCCTGGCTGTTCCTGGACGCGTCATTCACGGCCCGGCTGTGCATCCTGGCGCTCGTGTTCCTGGGGGGAGGGCTGGCCTGCGACGTGGCCGAGCGCGTCACCTGCCGCAAGGACCCCGGCATCTGCATCATTGACGAGGTGCTCGGGCAGTGGCTGGCCTACCTGTGCTTCCCGGCCCTGAGCGTGCGTCAGCTGGTGCTGGGCTTCGTGCTGTTCCGCATCTTCGACATCGCCAAGCCCTGGCCGGTGCGCGCCTCGGAAAACTGGCTGCCCGGAGGCTTCGGAGTGATGCTGGACGACGTTCTGGCCGGTGTTTACGCCGGATTGTGCCTGGCCATCCTGCTCTGGATGGGGGCCTGA
- a CDS encoding aldehyde ferredoxin oxidoreductase family protein produces the protein MSRLLRIDTSKQTYSFDSMGDYEGLGGRALSSRLVSREVPPTCHPLGAKNKLVLATGMVSGRPAGSSGRLSVGAKSPLTGGIKESNVGGTFAQRLARLDLMGVVLEGKPAADSAPVTIIIGKNDVTFEDASDLRYLGTYETVKRLMAKHGEKASVLCVGPAGDTCRQNASIQVADPNGRPARAAGRGGMGAVMGSKGVKAVVIVESGTSPNIADKEAFKAAAKRWVEIIKGHPVTAEALPNLGTAVLVNILNEAGGLPTKNFRSGRFDNAGEISGEKIAELIKARGGEVKEGCHAGCIIQCSQAFHDKQGKYLTSGFEYETVWAFGSNILVKDIDDIAMLDHLCDDLGLDTIETGNAMAMAMEAGLVAWGDGKGAIELLKSVYDPKNAMGRIMGGGANYVAQAYGIDRVPVVKNQAMPAYDPRAVKGVGITYATTPMGADHTAGYSVAQNILGVGGSVNPLTKDGQVELSKALQIATAAIDASGFCLFVAFPVLDTPDGVECMANMIQAAYGKPFTVDDFLNLGKTILKDEFAFNAAAGFTAAHDQLPEFMAESLPPHNVNWDFTTEEMQSVKDL, from the coding sequence ATGTCCCGTCTTCTGCGTATCGACACCAGCAAACAGACGTATTCTTTCGATTCCATGGGCGATTACGAAGGTCTCGGCGGCCGCGCGCTCAGCTCGCGCCTGGTCAGCCGCGAGGTTCCTCCCACCTGCCACCCCCTGGGCGCCAAGAACAAGCTCGTGCTGGCCACCGGCATGGTCTCCGGCCGCCCGGCCGGTTCCTCCGGCCGCCTCTCCGTGGGCGCAAAATCCCCGCTGACCGGCGGCATCAAGGAATCCAACGTCGGCGGCACTTTCGCGCAGCGGCTGGCGCGGCTGGACCTGATGGGCGTCGTGCTCGAGGGCAAGCCCGCTGCCGACTCCGCCCCCGTGACCATCATCATCGGCAAGAACGACGTGACCTTCGAGGATGCGTCCGACCTGCGCTACCTGGGCACCTATGAAACCGTGAAGCGCCTGATGGCCAAGCACGGCGAAAAGGCTTCCGTGCTGTGCGTCGGGCCCGCAGGCGACACCTGCCGCCAGAACGCCTCCATCCAGGTGGCCGACCCCAACGGCCGTCCGGCCCGCGCCGCCGGCCGCGGCGGCATGGGCGCCGTGATGGGCTCCAAGGGCGTCAAGGCCGTGGTGATCGTCGAATCCGGCACTTCCCCCAATATCGCCGACAAGGAGGCCTTCAAGGCCGCGGCCAAGCGCTGGGTCGAGATCATCAAGGGCCACCCCGTCACCGCCGAAGCCCTGCCCAACCTGGGCACCGCCGTGCTGGTGAACATCCTCAACGAGGCGGGCGGCCTGCCCACCAAGAACTTCCGCTCCGGCCGCTTCGACAACGCGGGCGAGATCAGCGGCGAGAAGATCGCCGAGCTCATCAAGGCGCGCGGCGGCGAAGTGAAGGAAGGCTGCCACGCGGGCTGCATCATCCAGTGCTCCCAGGCCTTCCACGACAAGCAGGGCAAGTACCTCACCAGCGGCTTCGAATACGAGACCGTGTGGGCCTTCGGCTCCAACATCCTGGTGAAGGACATCGACGACATCGCCATGCTCGACCACCTCTGCGACGACCTGGGCCTCGACACCATCGAGACCGGCAACGCCATGGCCATGGCCATGGAGGCCGGCCTTGTGGCCTGGGGCGACGGCAAGGGCGCCATCGAGCTGCTCAAGAGCGTCTACGATCCCAAGAACGCCATGGGCCGCATCATGGGCGGCGGCGCCAACTACGTGGCCCAGGCCTATGGCATCGACCGCGTGCCCGTGGTCAAGAACCAGGCCATGCCCGCCTACGATCCCCGCGCGGTCAAGGGCGTTGGCATCACCTACGCCACCACCCCCATGGGCGCCGACCACACCGCCGGCTACTCCGTGGCCCAGAACATCCTGGGCGTCGGCGGCAGCGTCAACCCGCTGACCAAGGACGGCCAGGTGGAGCTCTCCAAGGCCCTGCAGATCGCCACGGCGGCCATCGACGCCAGCGGCTTCTGCCTGTTCGTGGCCTTCCCCGTGCTGGACACCCCCGACGGCGTGGAGTGCATGGCCAACATGATCCAGGCCGCCTACGGCAAGCCCTTCACCGTTGATGACTTCCTGAACCTGGGCAAGACCATCCTGAAGGACGAGTTCGCCTTCAACGCCGCCGCTGGCTTCACCGCCGCCCACGACCAGCTGCCCGAGTTCATGGCCGAGTCCCTGCCGCCCCACAACGTCAACTGGGACTTCACCACCGAGGAAATGCAGTCCGTCAAGGATCTCTAA
- a CDS encoding MoaD/ThiS family protein, with protein sequence MNAMPITVNCFATLAPYSPPGGQMDIAPGMTAGKLVDLLGIPRDGVKILFVNGLRVDLDTPLKDGDRVGMFPAVAGG encoded by the coding sequence ATGAACGCCATGCCCATAACCGTGAACTGCTTCGCCACCCTGGCCCCGTATTCCCCGCCGGGCGGGCAGATGGATATCGCCCCCGGCATGACCGCAGGGAAGCTCGTCGACCTGCTGGGCATCCCCCGCGACGGCGTGAAGATCCTCTTCGTCAACGGCCTGCGCGTCGATCTGGACACACCCCTCAAGGACGGCGACCGGGTGGGCATGTTCCCGGCCGTGGCCGGGGGATGA
- a CDS encoding ThiF family adenylyltransferase: protein MNADPGRTLDDLAESASIPDGRPIRTLSPRAVRSAAHLLGLTLREAEILALERGIIPVRYLRNFNTLDCTAQAALLRTRVALVGLGGLGGPLLEGLARLGFGIVRAADHDVFEPSNLNRQLLATGASLGLPKARAAAQRVEDVNPAVELSVRQLFVDEAGFVEFFQDADIALDALGGMASRPAALRGAALAGVPMVTASVAGWTAMAATVLPGGPGPADLFCPGGETGGLCAEDHLGCLAPAINVAVGLVLAEAVRLALGRPPQLGGPHGRMVAVDLGTMGWDRFSLG, encoded by the coding sequence ATGAACGCCGACCCGGGCCGGACCCTCGACGATCTGGCCGAATCCGCCTCCATACCGGACGGCAGGCCCATCCGCACACTTAGCCCCCGCGCCGTGCGCAGCGCCGCCCACCTGCTGGGCCTCACCCTGCGTGAGGCTGAGATCCTGGCCCTTGAACGGGGGATCATCCCCGTCCGCTACCTCCGCAATTTCAACACATTGGACTGCACGGCCCAGGCCGCGCTGCTGCGCACGCGCGTGGCCCTGGTGGGCCTTGGCGGCCTTGGCGGCCCCCTGCTGGAAGGGCTGGCCCGCCTGGGGTTCGGCATCGTGCGTGCGGCCGACCACGACGTGTTTGAACCCTCCAACCTCAACCGGCAGCTGCTGGCCACCGGGGCCAGCCTGGGCCTGCCCAAGGCGCGGGCAGCGGCCCAGCGCGTGGAGGACGTGAACCCCGCCGTGGAGCTCAGCGTGCGCCAGCTGTTCGTTGACGAGGCCGGTTTCGTTGAATTTTTTCAGGACGCCGACATTGCCTTGGACGCTCTGGGCGGCATGGCCAGCCGCCCTGCGGCCCTGCGCGGCGCGGCACTGGCGGGCGTCCCGATGGTGACGGCCAGCGTGGCCGGATGGACGGCCATGGCGGCCACCGTGCTGCCCGGCGGCCCCGGCCCGGCGGACCTGTTCTGCCCCGGCGGTGAGACGGGCGGACTCTGCGCCGAGGATCATCTGGGCTGCCTGGCCCCGGCCATCAACGTTGCCGTGGGGCTGGTGCTGGCCGAAGCCGTGCGCCTGGCCCTGGGACGGCCCCCGCAGCTGGGCGGGCCGCACGGGCGCATGGTGGCCGTGGACCTGGGCACCATGGGCTGGGACAGGTTCAGCCTGGGGTAG
- a CDS encoding dihydrolipoyl dehydrogenase family protein — protein sequence MPSDLFIVGGGPAGYDAAMAAAKRGIKTTLVEKEHLGGSCLNWGCIPTKFLLGAVASLAELEGQVKMKTASGQIQLDLPALVDRKKRHLEATRKAMAAALDKAGVQLVRGELKMIGAVKSVVTVGDEPQVFEYKRCILATGSRPAAHPGLKADHDAILNSGDILSLREVPKSLLVVGAGFIGLELAQFFSRAGSAITLVEAAPRIAPSEDEEVSKALHQSFKRMGWDIHTGVRIAALENAAGRARLVLEDGREFGADKCLLAVGRLPNSRNLMLEMLGAEVKGAGWVHTDEHLMASPTVYCVGDVNGRTLLAHAASSQGEWAVRHFAGELSDPYEPGPIPGCMYGAPETMRVGIMEAQAREEGMDVKISRSQMVANPIAQAHGATGGLVKCVWGEGRLVGVTAVGHGVASLATLGTVLVSQGWTHKQCEEFIFPHPTLDEALKAALLGPAA from the coding sequence ATGCCATCAGATCTCTTCATCGTCGGGGGCGGACCCGCAGGCTACGACGCGGCCATGGCCGCCGCCAAACGCGGCATCAAGACCACGCTGGTCGAAAAGGAACATCTGGGCGGTTCCTGCCTGAACTGGGGTTGCATCCCGACCAAGTTCCTGCTGGGTGCGGTTGCATCCCTGGCCGAACTGGAAGGCCAGGTCAAAATGAAGACCGCCTCAGGGCAAATCCAGCTTGACCTGCCCGCCCTGGTGGACCGCAAGAAACGCCACCTGGAGGCCACGCGCAAAGCCATGGCCGCCGCCCTGGACAAGGCGGGCGTGCAACTGGTGCGCGGCGAGCTGAAGATGATCGGCGCGGTGAAGTCCGTGGTCACCGTGGGCGACGAGCCCCAGGTCTTCGAATACAAGCGCTGCATCCTGGCCACGGGCAGCCGCCCGGCCGCCCACCCCGGTCTCAAGGCCGATCATGACGCCATCCTCAACTCCGGCGACATCCTGAGCCTGCGCGAGGTGCCCAAGTCCCTGCTGGTGGTCGGCGCGGGCTTCATCGGGCTGGAGTTGGCCCAGTTCTTCTCCCGGGCCGGATCGGCCATCACCCTGGTCGAGGCCGCGCCCCGCATCGCCCCCTCCGAGGACGAAGAGGTCTCCAAGGCGCTGCACCAGTCCTTCAAGCGCATGGGCTGGGATATCCACACCGGCGTGCGCATCGCCGCCCTGGAGAACGCCGCAGGCCGCGCCCGCCTGGTGCTGGAGGACGGCCGCGAGTTCGGCGCGGACAAGTGCCTGCTGGCCGTGGGGCGCCTTCCCAACTCCCGCAACCTGATGCTGGAGATGCTCGGGGCCGAGGTCAAAGGCGCGGGCTGGGTGCACACCGATGAACACCTGATGGCCTCGCCCACGGTCTACTGCGTGGGCGACGTCAACGGCCGCACCCTGCTGGCGCACGCCGCCTCCAGCCAGGGCGAGTGGGCCGTGCGCCACTTCGCCGGCGAGCTTTCCGACCCGTACGAGCCCGGCCCCATCCCCGGCTGCATGTACGGCGCGCCCGAGACCATGCGCGTGGGAATCATGGAGGCCCAGGCCCGCGAGGAAGGCATGGATGTGAAGATCTCCCGTTCGCAGATGGTGGCCAACCCCATCGCCCAGGCCCACGGAGCCACGGGGGGGCTGGTCAAGTGCGTGTGGGGCGAGGGCAGGCTCGTGGGCGTGACGGCCGTGGGGCACGGCGTGGCCTCCCTGGCCACCCTGGGCACCGTGCTCGTCTCCCAGGGCTGGACCCACAAGCAGTGCGAGGAGTTCATCTTCCCGCACCCGACCCTGGACGAGGCCCTCAAGGCCGCCCTGCTCGGCCCCGCCGCCTAA
- a CDS encoding flagellar basal body-associated FliL family protein, with protein sequence MAAPPPPDDTAPPGGSRDGVLDPAAPDQVKARLDDTELSAGSPRAQQKVELDLDDAPFLEDEPEEAAPLPEIPTAPPPQELDEPLKLPFWKKKLVLIGGAALLLVTGAAVWWFLLRTPPEPPPPPPPPPAEEPAPPAPPPPPPQPPDVFVELAPFVVEKVDAKGVSRVVNIKLKLVYKQDSPIVPELQLKAFPIRDGLYYNLKNKTFNNLTDKDEVEKIREELRGVVNNYLNSGQIDQVLFDELLVK encoded by the coding sequence ATGGCCGCGCCTCCGCCCCCAGACGACACCGCCCCCCCGGGCGGCTCCCGCGACGGAGTGCTTGACCCTGCCGCCCCCGACCAGGTCAAGGCCAGGCTCGACGACACGGAACTTTCCGCGGGTTCGCCCCGCGCCCAGCAGAAGGTCGAGCTGGACCTTGACGACGCCCCCTTCCTCGAGGACGAACCGGAGGAGGCCGCCCCCCTCCCCGAGATTCCCACCGCCCCCCCGCCCCAGGAGCTCGACGAGCCTCTGAAGCTGCCCTTCTGGAAGAAGAAGCTCGTGCTCATCGGCGGGGCGGCCTTGCTGCTTGTCACCGGGGCCGCGGTGTGGTGGTTCTTGCTGCGCACTCCGCCCGAGCCCCCGCCGCCTCCGCCGCCCCCTCCTGCGGAGGAACCCGCGCCGCCCGCGCCGCCTCCTCCGCCGCCTCAGCCGCCGGACGTCTTCGTGGAGCTCGCGCCCTTCGTGGTGGAAAAAGTGGACGCCAAGGGCGTGAGCAGGGTAGTCAACATCAAGCTCAAGCTCGTATACAAGCAGGACAGCCCCATTGTGCCCGAGCTGCAGCTCAAGGCTTTCCCCATCAGGGACGGCCTGTACTACAACCTGAAGAATAAGACTTTCAACAATCTGACCGACAAGGACGAGGTGGAAAAAATCCGGGAAGAACTGCGCGGGGTGGTGAACAACTACCTCAACTCCGGGCAGATCGACCAGGTGCTGTTCGACGAACTGCTGGTGAAATAA
- a CDS encoding chemotaxis response regulator CheY yields the protein MAVNKDMRVLVVDDFSTMRRIIKNILRQLGFTNIIEADDGTTAWEILNKDRIDFVISDWNMPKMPGIELLRKVRASEEFAAMPFLMVTAEAQQENIIEAVQAKVSNYIVKPFTAETLGQKIEKIFDK from the coding sequence ATGGCCGTGAACAAAGACATGCGCGTACTCGTAGTGGACGATTTCTCCACCATGCGCCGCATCATCAAGAACATCCTGCGCCAGTTGGGCTTCACCAACATCATCGAAGCAGACGACGGCACGACCGCTTGGGAGATACTCAACAAGGACCGCATCGATTTCGTCATCTCGGACTGGAACATGCCCAAGATGCCCGGCATCGAACTGCTCCGCAAGGTGCGCGCCAGCGAGGAATTCGCCGCCATGCCCTTCCTGATGGTCACGGCCGAAGCCCAGCAGGAGAACATCATCGAGGCCGTGCAGGCCAAGGTCTCCAACTACATCGTCAAGCCGTTCACGGCCGAGACCCTCGGCCAGAAGATCGAAAAGATCTTCGACAAGTAA
- a CDS encoding FliA/WhiG family RNA polymerase sigma factor — protein sequence METSSSSGKSSSSKSSPWLSFEAGAKSWQDFAQADRQDIVRHYSPKIKLLALRLKAKLPPSVELGELLSAGALGLMEALGRFKPEMGIKFETFAESRIKGAMLDELRKLDWFSRGQRHRVRVIDEAIRKLEAVSDATPTPEQLSGVTGLSVKEVTQAMEAMQSQLCLSLDAITENLTSFKQQQIDNEPYKSAALKEIVDKLALLIDELTPREQLVLSLYYVEELNMRETSEVMGITEGRVSQLHSQALSKLRSKFHAQFGIVEA from the coding sequence ATGGAAACATCAAGTTCTTCTGGAAAAAGCTCCTCTTCCAAGAGCAGCCCGTGGCTTAGCTTCGAAGCCGGAGCCAAGTCTTGGCAGGACTTTGCCCAGGCGGACCGACAGGACATCGTCAGGCACTATTCCCCCAAGATCAAGCTTCTGGCGTTGCGGCTCAAGGCCAAGCTTCCCCCCAGCGTTGAACTGGGGGAACTGCTCAGCGCCGGAGCCCTCGGGCTCATGGAGGCCCTGGGGCGCTTCAAGCCCGAGATGGGCATCAAGTTCGAGACGTTCGCCGAGTCGCGCATCAAGGGCGCCATGCTCGACGAACTGCGCAAGCTCGACTGGTTCAGCCGGGGCCAGCGGCACCGGGTCCGCGTCATCGACGAGGCCATCCGTAAGTTGGAAGCGGTGTCCGACGCCACGCCCACCCCGGAACAGCTTTCCGGCGTCACGGGCCTCTCCGTCAAAGAGGTGACCCAGGCCATGGAGGCCATGCAGAGCCAGCTCTGCCTCAGCCTGGACGCCATCACCGAGAATTTGACCTCGTTCAAGCAACAGCAGATCGACAACGAGCCGTACAAATCTGCCGCGCTCAAAGAAATCGTTGACAAACTGGCGCTGCTTATTGATGAACTGACGCCACGGGAACAGCTTGTGCTCTCACTGTACTACGTGGAAGAACTCAACATGCGCGAGACCAGCGAGGTCATGGGCATCACTGAGGGCCGCGTTTCCCAGCTACATTCCCAGGCCCTTTCCAAGCTGCGCAGCAAGTTCCACGCGCAGTTCGGCATCGTGGAAGCGTAG
- a CDS encoding MinD/ParA family protein, with protein MHSKNPPLVFSVTSGKGGVGKTNISVNLALCLAKLDKRVVLLDADLGLANVDVVLGLAPELNLFHLFHQGVSLKKVLYKTPYGFHILPASSGVAEMLSLSTGQKLELLEAMDYLEDKIDYLIVDTGAGINDNVLYFNLAARERLLVLTTEPTSLTDAYALIKVMHMNHAVNRFRVVVNMAQSEKAAKQVFSKLYAACDHFLDGISLDFVDFIPHDTTVRQAVIRQTPFCHMAPEAPASLKVGAIARKITSWDVDAQLDGNIKFFWKKLLFQEQPVA; from the coding sequence ATGCACTCGAAAAATCCGCCCCTTGTCTTCTCCGTCACCTCCGGCAAGGGGGGCGTCGGCAAAACCAACATTTCCGTGAACCTGGCCCTCTGCCTGGCCAAGCTGGACAAGCGCGTGGTCCTTCTCGACGCGGACCTGGGCCTGGCCAACGTGGACGTGGTGCTGGGCCTTGCCCCGGAGCTCAACCTGTTCCACCTGTTCCACCAGGGAGTCAGCCTCAAGAAGGTGCTCTACAAGACGCCCTACGGCTTTCACATCCTGCCCGCCTCGTCAGGCGTGGCGGAGATGCTCTCGCTCTCCACCGGGCAGAAGCTGGAACTGCTGGAGGCCATGGACTACCTCGAGGACAAGATCGACTACCTCATCGTGGACACGGGTGCGGGCATCAACGACAATGTTCTGTATTTCAACCTCGCCGCCCGGGAGCGCCTGCTGGTGCTCACCACGGAGCCGACCTCCCTCACGGACGCCTACGCCCTGATCAAGGTCATGCACATGAACCACGCCGTGAACCGCTTCCGCGTGGTGGTGAACATGGCGCAGAGCGAGAAGGCGGCCAAGCAGGTTTTCAGCAAGCTCTACGCGGCCTGCGACCACTTCCTCGATGGAATTTCTCTGGATTTTGTAGACTTTATACCGCATGATACCACGGTAAGGCAGGCGGTCATCCGCCAAACGCCATTTTGTCACATGGCTCCGGAAGCGCCTGCTAGCCTGAAGGTGGGGGCGATTGCCCGCAAAATTACAAGCTGGGACGTCGACGCGCAACTCGATGGAAACATCAAGTTCTTCTGGAAAAAGCTCCTCTTCCAAGAGCAGCCCGTGGCTTAG
- a CDS encoding flagellar biosynthesis protein FlhF, with protein MAQIKKELGPEAVILSNQTRRENGMSYCEIMAAVDQDLEVPKPASEDDQLPQAARSPRGGWEKEWCEIKGHLSALLKPHLDLDALPPRLKMAMQHLEREEVEEPVLTGLFLKLKGAQNPSLLAELGRVATVKPYGEFRQKFQLMTGPSGAGKTSALLRMALAAKQAHPSWRIGIVNCDERTAGGKSPLKRSADLSGIQFADAADPEDFDRILIACRNFDAIFVDLPALPQGQTLETWLRARSLTGRDDVAAHLALPPHFTPAHYARVWEQYRCQALQSVVWTKLDEAGTFGSLINVGRMTELPASAFCFGPGLTGTMAEAASQAMWKIVFSHQMPGVQAPASQTVEQAA; from the coding sequence ATGGCCCAGATCAAGAAGGAACTGGGCCCCGAGGCGGTCATCCTCTCCAACCAGACCCGTCGTGAGAACGGCATGTCCTACTGCGAGATCATGGCCGCCGTGGACCAGGACCTGGAGGTCCCCAAGCCGGCCAGCGAGGACGACCAGCTGCCCCAGGCCGCCCGCTCCCCGCGCGGAGGCTGGGAGAAGGAGTGGTGCGAGATCAAGGGCCACCTGAGCGCCCTGCTCAAGCCCCACCTGGACCTGGACGCCCTGCCCCCCAGGCTCAAGATGGCCATGCAGCACCTGGAGCGCGAAGAGGTGGAGGAGCCGGTGCTCACCGGGCTGTTCCTCAAGCTCAAGGGCGCGCAGAACCCCTCCCTGCTGGCGGAACTGGGCCGGGTCGCCACGGTGAAGCCCTACGGAGAGTTCAGGCAGAAATTCCAGCTCATGACCGGGCCTTCGGGCGCGGGCAAGACCAGCGCCCTGCTGCGCATGGCCCTGGCCGCCAAACAGGCGCACCCCAGCTGGCGCATCGGCATCGTCAACTGCGACGAGCGCACGGCGGGCGGAAAATCCCCGCTGAAGCGCTCAGCCGACCTTTCCGGCATCCAGTTCGCCGACGCCGCCGATCCCGAGGATTTCGACCGCATCCTCATCGCCTGCCGCAATTTCGACGCCATCTTCGTCGACCTGCCCGCCCTGCCCCAGGGCCAGACCCTGGAAACCTGGCTGCGCGCACGCAGCCTGACCGGCCGCGACGACGTGGCTGCCCACCTGGCCCTGCCGCCCCACTTCACCCCCGCGCACTACGCCCGGGTGTGGGAACAATATCGTTGCCAAGCATTGCAAAGCGTGGTCTGGACGAAACTGGACGAAGCCGGTACTTTCGGAAGCCTGATCAACGTGGGCCGCATGACGGAACTGCCCGCCTCGGCCTTCTGCTTCGGACCGGGCCTTACGGGAACCATGGCCGAAGCCGCCTCCCAGGCGATGTGGAAGATCGTCTTCTCCCACCAGATGCCCGGTGTTCAAGCTCCGGCGTCGCAAACCGTGGAACAGGCCGCGTAA